The segment AGATCACGATGaacaatgttgtttttgtgcaggAAAGCCACGGCACTCGTCAGCTGCCGCATGAAGCTCTTGTTGGTGCGGGGATCAGGTCGACGAGACAAGATGTACTGGTTCAGGTCCCCACCCTCACAAAACTCCATGACAAACCACAAGTAGCATGGCTCCGCTGGGTAACCAAGGATGCGTTCACCTACAGCATGCAGTTGAAGGAGAGAGATGTAAATTGATTAGCAGCAAATAAACTTAAGTGGGCACATGTGACATGGCCTTTGGCTGCTGTTCACACTTGGTTTAAACATGCATCTCACTTGTTCTGGCCATTCAATATGTTTGTGATCCAATCAGTCAAACAGCCTTCAGGGGATCAGGGATGCACTGTCACAAAAGCTTTGCGCTATGAATACTACTGAATCCTAATGTGTGCCCAATAACAGGGGAAGTGTTgccaaattctttttttttctactgttcaTCATTCAAGCACTACTTAATGGGTGAAGTAGCAGCAGTTTATTTTGACTAGATGCAGATAGAATTAAAAGTGTTCACTGGAGACGGCTGATAATATCAGGTGTGAACGCTGATCTACCTCCACTGTctacttgtgatcagatcatcTGAGGCAGATGATAAAACTAAGTCTGAATGGGGTCCTGGTCAATTCATCACAGCGCAATGGCATTGAAGCTGCCCTAGACTGTCTCTTACTTTTGAAATGCATGctaacatgaaagaaaaaaaagagtgcaccATTCCAAATTTCAAGCCAGAAACAAAGACCAGATCAAAACAACAGATGCATTTGACAGTACAGTGCTGATTTCACTGTTTAGTAATCCAGTAGAGCATGGCTGCTGCGCAAGCCAACTCACAAACTATTTTCCAACTGAGTGATGATGCTCGATAGCAAACTGCTGTCTCACTTAGTGGATTTTCTGGATACGTAGATATCATTTCAcattctttatttctttgtctctgACCACCTAATGGTCACGATTTTTTAGTCATGTCCAAAAAATCACAGACACAAAGTCTGTGATTTTTTGTGTGACTATGGCGGCAAAACAAACTGCTCCTCTGGGATAATAAAAACTGTACTCTATGAATTGTGtcacaaataataattatttaacagtaaaatcaaaatacaaatacagtgaTGTGCATGATATGGATTTAGACATACTATCCAAAATAGGATCTACAGTATCTAGCTGTAACTATCCAAAGTAGAATCAATGCATTTTTTAGAATTTTAAAGAGAATAAAGGAAATAATGGTCAATAAGTTTGCTATATGACAGGTTATTTGTATGTCCTGATATTGAACAGTAGCAAACAGCTCATGTCCTACAGATTGCTGACAAAGTAGCACTCGAGCAACATTTGGCACACCACAGTCACAGAGCCTCATGTAATTCAAACTAAATTAGGTTTCGTTCATTTTACATCAAGTAGCACTGAGTCTTGGAATGCAGTTTCCTCTAATAGACTGAAAGCATTAATGTTGCTGCCATCCCTTTACATTTCAGGAGCAACAATGCCCTTACAGCAAATAGGATTTGTTAGGTCAATAAACTGTGCTGAACTATCTACAGACATAATGGTAGCACTATAAGTACTGAAACATTATGGTGGTTTCTGTTTGGTATCTTGGAGTCTTTCCAAAGAGTGAGGTACAGCAAAAACAAGAGTAATCTGTCTGCAGCCACAATGGACACTAAAGCTTATTCAGCAGATTCTGAGGATATGGGTGGGGTCGGTGACCTCAGACAGGTCAGAACAGAGTCTaatagggctgggtgatgtggacaaaatcaattatcatgatatttttgactgcacacctcaatatcaatattgtggcAATACTGTATGGATGACAATTCAGTACtctcacaaaatatttatacGATGAGAATTTGATAaccagtcattagtaatgtggatatgatgaccaagcaggtagaacCAAATAATAACAacttattacattattgtaatGCCAccaggtaaaaataaaacacttatgTCATATTATGATATTACAAATCCCAGACAAGATTTAGTCTTATATTACGATATGTATATAATATCGATATATTGCCTAGCCCTATACTCTAGTCCTCATTACAGCAGCGCTTGAGAATGATTAGCTCAGCGGTAACGTCAGATTAAAACAACTTTAACCCAAATCACATCAGAAAGTCACCTGACTCAGAagcttgaggtttttttttctacaaagtttAGTTTTTCGGATTACCTTTTATCTctgattacatttatttgttgttgtttttttattattattattattttaaataagtCCACTGCAAACAGAGTGCTGATCTACttaagcagaaacagaaacaaagcagacaacatttgtgttgaataaatgttaagtTCAGCCATTTTCTGCctcatttgttgttgttaaattgTTGCATTTTATCAGCAACTAAGAACAGAAAGAACAGTATTTGAAACATGTtcacaaaacagagaagaatATTTGACACCATATTTTCAACATTCAGAATGTTGATGAACTGGACAAAACTGGAgaagatgaataaaaaatttCTATCACAACATCTGACTAGCATAGGACCACCTCCTATCTTGTAGCCTTGGGCAATGAGGCCACGATGAAACTAGTTTTCCAAGTTATTATTAGTAGTTTCTACTGACCTAAGTCTTGCGATAGCACCATCATGAATGACTTCCAAGATTTCAACAGTGAAAATGCATCACTATGTGTTGTCCCTCTATGGCTGCTTACTATTGTGGTTTAAGGGTTACAAACTAGGTTGAGCTGACATGATGTTAAAAGGCAGAAGAGCAAATAAATTCATGTCAGTCTCCACGTTGTGatccaaatcacacaaacatgctcaTACAGCATCATGAGGTGGCGGCTACAAAGGATGTCAGTTGAAGATTAATATTTCATTAGATGGGGAGGAATAGCCTGACACTTATATAACAGACTATTAAAAGACagacagcacagaaaacaaGTACAATTGAAATCCTAAATATTGTTGGCAAAATTCAGCAAGGGATTATatcatcaaaacataaaaaaaaaaacagcagctaccTGTTAGATGTAATGAGATGTAAACAGAGGGAGCCATAGGCAGGTCAAAGGCATGCTTAGAGTTATTTGAGCATAAGGGAATAAAAATGCAGGTTCCACAAgataatattacaatatttcattataaaacataaaaatggacTCTGGGACAATCGTTTAGCATTTAAATTTGCTTTTAAGAAGGAAGAGTTTAACCTGCTGCCAACTAGTACACTGTGTTCTCTTGTGGGCTCACAGTGACACAATGTACTTTCCCTGCCTAGGCTACAGCTAACCTATAGGGAAGTCATTGTCAGCGACCCTCCTGACAAGTGAATGATGGTCACATTAGAATCAGGACATTTATCAATCAATTAAGAAACGGCTTATCTAGAGCTTTCCACTTAGCACAGCAAACCTGATTGCTATTCAAACGAATGTATTAATTAGTTTTGATTAAACACTATTAACCAAGATCGTCGTTTTGTTTACCTACAGTGACGGAAATCAATTAAAGAAGCAAAGTTTTCTAAGTTTCCTAGTAGCAGAGATTTAATTTGACTACATTAATACAAGATGCCTTTAGGCTCCTGCACTTAGGCTTGAGGAGCTTAGGTTGGCAAAATCACTATCATCTTAGAAATAATTCAGACTGACTTTTGTAGACATGCTTTTAAGTGAGCACCTTTTCATGAGTTTTTTGACCTCCCGTTTACTGAGATATGTTATTTGCAATAGTTTGATATTTGTATtgactgtttatttttctgtttatttaattgtttggtAGTTTCGTCCTGGGACTTTTTGTTGCGTGCTacataaaaattactttaatttgcagttgttttgcaattgttttgttgaattttacAATGAACTAGatagaaattaaataaaaacaacaagaaatggAGTGTGGGCTACCTTTGAGTGAGGTCTCCACCAGTCTCAGGTATTGTTTTGACCTCTTATTTCCATGGCTCATCTTCTGGGCCAGGCCATTCCTCTGCAGGACACACTCCTCCAGCTGAACCACATTCTGGTGTCTGTCCTCCAGGCTGGCCAGGGCCCAGAACTCGGCCAGGGCCAGCTCCACGTTTTCCGGGGCGTCGCATTGGAGCCTCTTCACCGCCACCCTGGCTCCCGTTTTCCGGGCTATAGCCTCGTACACTACCCCGTAGCTCCCGCGTCCGACTTCCCGCAACAAACTGTATCGAGGAGCCACCACGACGGCGGGCTCCAGGAGGTCATTTCGGAGGAAACTGATGGAGAAGAagtcctcgtcctcctcttcctccattgGCTCCGGGTGGTTGTTGTCCGCCACCGGCAGGGAGCGAAGGACTTTGCACGCCTCCCGCCTCATCTTCCCGGCCACGCTCCGCCTGCAGCCCCGCATGCCGCCTTTtacctttctcctcttcttcccgtCACAAATATCCATGCCTTCTTTCTTGTCGAAAATAAGCATGAAGGGAAAACGTGTTTCTCTTTCATTACTTTAACTCGCAGCGAGTAAAGTTGGACGTCCTGGCGCTTGCTCGGTGGTTTTCAGAGCGGTTGATGGCCAGTCTGACAACAGCGTCCAAGTCTTTTTCTTGTTAAATGTGAGAATGCTGCAAAGGCGAGGCAAGCCGTCCAGCTGTATGAACTAATTTGGCTTGGTAAACAAAATGTTCCAGCTTGCAAAGTacaaagagagaacagagggagtGGCTTCTTCTGTAACACGCTGTGGGCGGAGAGAAAGTGGCTGGTATAAATCCCACTCATCTACTTAACGTTGCTTCTCGAGGTTACAATAATGATATACCATAATGTTGCCTGATAGAGAACATGTAGCCGTGATAATATGCATGTGACAGtacatataaaacataaaaatcagtGTTATGGTTGTGTTAATGGAGTTATTACATGTCAGTAGTAGGATGTGCAGGGGGGGGAAGCCCACCATCGTCACAGGAGGTGGAGAATACAGAAAAGCACGTTTCGATTGTTGTTATTTGGAAACATTACACTAACAGTGACTTGACTCCGCTATAACTAGGGATTCTCTACGAGAAATGCTCCCAGAGCTAATCGGTGATGTCTCCTCCATCCGTGTCATGCTGTCCGATGCCAGCATGGATTAACATGTGCACACGGCTGCACGTGTGTCAAGGCGTGGGGCCGAGTCAGCCGCTCGCCCGCTCCTGCACTGCTGTCCCATCAAGGGCTGGACACTGCCAGAGGAGAGAAGTGCAGGCATACAAAGAGTGCAAAACATTTCAAGTGTATGGAAAACATTAGTTAATAAATACATGgttatgcattattattattattattattgttgttgttgttgttgttgttgttgttgtcgttgttgttaatgtcattagtagtgttggtggtggtggtggtgaagtGGTGGATATACGTGGGTATAAAGAGTATACCGACTTTTTTCCGACAATTCACAGTATACCCACCAATTGGCCAAAAAGCCATTGAATTCCATCAGCTTAATATTAAACTCACCTCATCACTACAGCtctcagtagtagtagttgtagtggtagtagcttttgttcttgttgttttagTGGTACTATACcactagtagtaatagtattactTGTTATGTGTTacgttttgttttgcatgtaaatatgtaaagCATGTAGACTCAAGAAATTTGATTGAGcattaggggagagtggggtaaatagtgccaatttttacttaaagtgcctttaaagcaaggggattacagaaatgcctccaactaaaatatgcacatatagtttaggatgttgtgcatccctgggaacaatcactttggatgttatataaactgtttgagaaatatagcttttgaaaaaaaaagtggttttgtggcacaacttgcccccggtgcggggtaaattgtgccattagagagaatacactggggtaaattgtgccattgataattgaagtaaaacagatcattttaatctcacaaatgataatgctatataaaagcaaaacaaattcaatacaaaattatttatttaacatttatttattattttaacaagatcacaggccacttttctataacaaggcctagcgccacatgaacacatactcagaacaaaataaaaattccaaaatgagcacctgcaaatcatcttcacctgaatctgaatagttttagtgatcaaaggtaagaaaataatgtacaataacaataaaatacaagaaagtaaaatatagtatataatcacaagttgtgccactggcacaaattaccccaaggccctttggcacaaattaccccaagcccaccattttgaaaaaaatgcatcccccagctgttttgagctaacatcatgctaactgtatagactcatggtgtagcttactaaagtactaaaacctgtgtgaactgttttcaaagttttctataattgttcaaacacagcaatcaaaaaaccttgatcatagaaattttactttggagggcaaaaaaatgttttttgaacttaaatgtgcttacctctcaagccatgtgtctcccttctttataagatgagtgaaatggatgcctcttcaaaaatatgtggtcacatgaccaacttcttctatagttttctagataacaggggtggcactacttgccccttggcacaaattaccccactctcccctactggtCTGACCTTTCAAATACATCTTTCTAATCATTAGGAATACAGGTATCctgtattatttatattatggaattatatatctgtatctatctatatataaatatatgtgtatgtgtgtgtacatatttatgtatgtatgtagttatttttttattttttttttttttgcaaattttgcaattttctttgctcatttttttagtaattttcttgctgtttttttttttcttcttttgccaATGTTCAACCAACATTGAAAGCAACATCATTAATTTACAACACAAATTACCATTTCCTGCAGAAATTCTTCTGCAGCTGCCCAATACAGACATAAGCCATAGTTTACCATTTACTTAAAATATCATGTATCATTTTAACAGGTGAACTCAGTGTATGCAGCAGGGCAGAGCCAGGTGGAGCTGCAGGGTGTGAGGTCTGCTCATAAGATGACTTGTGGTAAATAAATGTAAGTTTGTGCCTTAGTTTTAAATGGTATATAGCTTATTGGTGTTGAGGGCCTTTTGCTTAGACATGCATCACTGCAGCCATATCATACTTTTAGGATTAGGAAGGCAGCAATAtgggaagaggaagaaactgTGTCTGACGTGAGGTCTCAAAATGATGTGATGATTATGTTGAAGTATATGCTTTATGCGAAAGAACAACTCAACTTGACTAACAGCTCACCAGACCTAgtgttagtttgttttattttaggtgTTGTGTGTTAATTTAGAAAACCCTGGTATCAGGAGCAGGGAGCATAAGGCATATACTTCAAAGTGATAAATACAGAGTCAGTTCAAAGTTACATAGTGTGAGGTGGGGGCTTAAATGGATTTGTGATGAATAAATGCCATattaaagttttaaagtttGTGATGAATACAAAGTccattttaaagttttaaaatggACTATGTTGAGATTTAAGGCCATTTGCTTGGACATGCATTGCTGTAAACACATTCTTAGGAGCAAGAAAGCAGTAGCGCAATGATGACAAACAGACAGGGTCTCAGGTCTTTAAAGGAAATAGAGTGACatgttttattctgctgtgGAAACCGACTTTATTCTGCTGTGGATATAGAGATATCAGTACATATGTATGAACATTTGTGCACATGCAAATCAGTTGTATGCAGTCAAACAATGAGGTGTTTACTTTTAATAACAAAATTATAGCATATTTAATGGTTAATCTGATGTATTTATTGTAGAATTAGGGTTTAGGGTAGTTTTAGGTGTTCTTTCAACACATGCTGGCAAATGTGTCCCCATGTGTCAACAAATGTGTCACCCACAGGGTTGAGagtatttattatcattattaaaagtaatagtaaaaataaaagttgcaaTATGTGAAAATGGACAGTACTGTCATTAGTGTTATTCTTACACAATGCTTAGCACTTAATCTGCCTAGGCTGCTGTTGGTGAGCGTACTAATTACACAGTAGAGCCAGAAGTTGATGAAAATATCATAAACAAGAGGACATGTCCATCAGGATTTCAGTTtgacagtgcaaaatgaaaaggtCATACTCACCTTCCCCACAAGGTGAAAGAGTTAATGTAGCCAACAAAAACTCCATGAAGACGGAAAACCACTGTGACTGAGCAATTCAAGAAAAGTAGgactgattgtttccacctcgTAGTCTGAAAGTTGAAGAGAGGTTGTAGACAGCCTTTATTTCTGTTGTCGGGTTAGGGTTGGCCCCCGAGTCCAGCTGTTGTTCCCGACTGTGCCCACCCCAACTGAAAATAATCTGGATCCACCCCTGTTCCTACTGTCAAATTACTGTAGGATTGTTTTGATATATagacttttgtgttttctgcttctttttgtACACCCTAACATTGCGGTAACTCaaatgagtccacatggtggtgaaattaGTTAGTGAATTAGTCATTCCAtgtcctctgggctgctaaGCTAAAATACTGCCCTCCATAGTGCAGCAAACAGCTCCCAAAAGAACACtattagcacataaacaaatgtgaacaaagcagaCCATGCCAATGTAAAAAACAAGTCCTAGTACCCATtttctgaggaaattaaatgactcttttattctcattttcctatttgaatggTAAAGTAGGTCTGGCAGGTAGCATCTGTAGGGAGCTTCTGAATAGTAGCCTTGAGCCAGGAAGAAATACCCTggtagtactttcacaaataactaCACCAAAATTACACCATGACCCTTGTTAACCCACCCCAGGGTTGGTTCTCTGCTTTAACTGTGCTGTCAACACCTTCTACTGGACAGGGGGGAAAGTGATTTGAAAAGCAGGGTATTGTGTCCCTGCTTTTCAAATCATATTCAAACATTCCCTGTTTTCTGAAGAGAAAAGTAAATTGAACACATGGATTACAAATCTGGGGGCACGTAATTTGAGGACACACATTATGAATCCAAGAGCACGATTTCTAGACCAAGAGTACAGATGTTCACATGGATCTTTTTCTCTCAGCTGACCTGATGGGGCTCcatagaagtgaatggagagacacaaatacttTATcgtggattagcagtccaggggAGCACGGAGCAACTGATGACTGATGAGGATATTTCGCCACCAGGTGGAcacacccaggtaactatacaacccagcTCTCTGCCAAGGTTAACTTTTGCTTAAATACCCTTGTGTGCtttaataatatttatattcagtctttttttcGCTGTATCTTATCTTAACCCAGCAATGCAATTTCTTCACAGGGATATTTATATTATGTGACATCTTTGTCACATAATATAATTGCATCTTTTGTGACATCTATTGTGGTGCATACCAGGCTGGCTAGGCTTGCAAGGCAGGTTGTCTGGCAACTGGCCTATTGTCACAACTCAATGGCCACTAAAGCTTTATTTGTGGCTCTGATCAAAAGGGGTATTGACTGGGGCTTAGGCCACTTCACTGAAATCAGCAGGAACATTACTGGTCTGTGTGGACAGAGTATCATAGATTTCAATCATACACACTGTCCCGATACACactgtttaattattattgttgatgcACTGTACTTATAACTAAACATGTTAGATCTAATTTGTCTCAGTAAAAATGGTATATGAATTCTTCTGTGATACACTCACTCGGTAGCACATGCATGTTGTAGACCTATGACCAAAAGACAGCTTATTTCCTGTATGAATATAGCTGCTGAATTTAAAAATGAGcagtataaatataaattaactGCCTGCCATATGTTAAAGTTCATATTATATTAACTCTGGTCTGTATTAATTCATCCATGTATATCAAACTTACTGGTAATACTTActgaaaaaactcagatattctctgagataaaacatgtaaatttatgaggaa is part of the Myripristis murdjan chromosome 7, fMyrMur1.1, whole genome shotgun sequence genome and harbors:
- the stk35 gene encoding serine/threonine-protein kinase 35 is translated as MLIFDKKEGMDICDGKKRRKVKGGMRGCRRSVAGKMRREACKVLRSLPVADNNHPEPMEEEEDEDFFSISFLRNDLLEPAVVVAPRYSLLREVGRGSYGVVYEAIARKTGARVAVKRLQCDAPENVELALAEFWALASLEDRHQNVVQLEECVLQRNGLAQKMSHGNKRSKQYLRLVETSLKGERILGYPAEPCYLWFVMEFCEGGDLNQYILSRRPDPRTNKSFMRQLTSAVAFLHKNNIVHRDLKPDNILISQKSGSPVLKVADFGLSKVCAGLSSGGKGGEDYPAAGGGGRGNNQNNVVNVNKFWLSSACGSDFYMAPEVWEGHYTAKADIFALGIIIWAMIERITFIDAESKRELLGTYIRQGTEIVPVGEALLENPKMVLHIPQKTRSSMSEGVKKLLQDMLAVNPQDRPDAFQLEVRMDQVTCAA